Proteins encoded by one window of Vicia villosa cultivar HV-30 ecotype Madison, WI unplaced genomic scaffold, Vvil1.0 ctg.002506F_1_1, whole genome shotgun sequence:
- the LOC131639030 gene encoding uncharacterized protein LOC131639030 isoform X2, giving the protein MMQVSMKNGIVTDHWAFLEHFDAPMWADLTLEPNSAITDDDDWFDKNHLFHQLSARELKSKFAHSVEGFASPGLPSSVSKSRGKHYKNKIKWGKGINLNALLDKQEGLSRRGCIKQGASIGYEAKPKSTSSVSNPKSGLTFEHNAGGKTMSKARCGNLVGSSSSMDKKNYERSTRTMLTSENMIQKKVSYDEKRKRSSVRSNSFGKSLVTEASRVQDQHKYTELSNKPCDQTSGSSSVNSICLRKSYVTQKASKVEMDVDNMKSRGRKSSSGKSSVGSCSNPSYEVSKEQRKKITITKDVVTMNLAVKNRSNLGNKFKTSSITAEGKGKGSIIGNNINVAKSLIKTQSVRSSTKLPGKVNKTKCTAAKETLHKGKENATMKLTVNKNCNEKGVLARGVLKSPKTRQHKDDKAGLAALTILGKVNGEREAKNPVNPARRIYLR; this is encoded by the exons ATGATGCAAGTTTCTATGAAGAACGGGATCGTCACCGATCACTGGGCTTTTCTG GAACATTTTGATGCACCTATGTGGGCAGATTTGACTCTTGAACCTAACTCTGCTAT AACTGATGATGATGACTGGTTCGACAAAAATCACTT GTTCCACCAGTTGTCTGCTCGCGAGTTAAAATCAAAATTTGCTCACTCGGTTGAGGGATTTGCTTCGCCGGGACTTCCTTCTTCAGTCTCGAAATCAAGAGGAAAACACTACAAAAATAAGATCAAGTGGGGGAAAGGTATTAATCTAAATGCTTTGTTGGATAAACAGGAGGGTTTAAGCAGAAGGGGATGCATCAAACAAGGTGCCAGCATTGGTTATGAAGCGAAGCCCAAATCAACATCAAGTGTTAGCAACCCAAAATCAGGCTTGACTTTTGAACACAATGCCGGCGGAAAAACTATGTCCAAGGCCCGTTGCGGTAATCTAGTGGGAAGTTCAAGTTCTATGGATAAAAAGAATTATGAAAGGTCCACAAGAACCATGCTTACATCTGAGAACATGATTCAAAAGAAGGTATCATATGATGAGAAACGAAAAAGGTCGTCGGTAAGAAGCAATAGCTTTGGGAAAAGTTTGGTTACAGAAGCTTCAAGAGTTCAGGACCAGCATAAATATACGGAGCTGTCTAATAAACCATGTGATCAGACAAGTGGAAGTTCATCAGTGAATAGTATTTGTCTTAGGAAAAGTTACGTGACACAAAAAGCCTCCAAAGTGGAGATGGATGTTGATAACATGAAATCGAGAGGTCGTAAATCATCTTCTGGGAAGTCTAGTGTTGGGTCATGTTCGAATCCTAGTTATGAAGTATCAAAGGAACAGAGGAAGAAAATCACAATTACGAAAGATGTGGTCACAATGAATCTTGCAGTTAAGAATAGATCCAACCTTGGAAACAAATTCAAGACATCATCCATTACAGCTGAAGGAAAAGGAAAAGGAAGCATAATAGGAAATAACATCAATGTTGCAAAGTCATTG ATCAAAACCCAGTCTGTACGCTCAAGTACCAAGTTACCGGGCAAAGTCAACAAAACCAAATGTACTGCTGCTAAGGAGACACTTCACAAGGGGAAAGAGAATGCTACCATGAAATTGACAGTGAATAAAAATTGCAATGAAAAAGGTGTTCTTGCAAGGGGCGTTTTAAAAAGTCCGAAAACTAGACAACATAAGGATGACAAAGCAGGATTGGCGGCTTTGACAATACTG GGAAAAGTGAATGGTGAACGTGAGGCAAAGAACCCAGTTAATCCAGCCAGAAGGATTTACCTGCGATAA
- the LOC131639030 gene encoding uncharacterized protein LOC131639030 isoform X1 yields the protein MQMCRIGFPFRIVWLAIYFVKEEFELHNIQEHFDAPMWADLTLEPNSAITDDDDWFDKNHLFHQLSARELKSKFAHSVEGFASPGLPSSVSKSRGKHYKNKIKWGKGINLNALLDKQEGLSRRGCIKQGASIGYEAKPKSTSSVSNPKSGLTFEHNAGGKTMSKARCGNLVGSSSSMDKKNYERSTRTMLTSENMIQKKVSYDEKRKRSSVRSNSFGKSLVTEASRVQDQHKYTELSNKPCDQTSGSSSVNSICLRKSYVTQKASKVEMDVDNMKSRGRKSSSGKSSVGSCSNPSYEVSKEQRKKITITKDVVTMNLAVKNRSNLGNKFKTSSITAEGKGKGSIIGNNINVAKSLIKTQSVRSSTKLPGKVNKTKCTAAKETLHKGKENATMKLTVNKNCNEKGVLARGVLKSPKTRQHKDDKAGLAALTILGKVNGEREAKNPVNPARRIYLR from the exons ATGCAAATGTGCAGAATAGGTTTTCCATTTAGAATTGTTTGGCTAGCTATTTACTTTGTTAAAGAAGAATTTGAGTTGCATAACATACAGGAACATTTTGATGCACCTATGTGGGCAGATTTGACTCTTGAACCTAACTCTGCTAT AACTGATGATGATGACTGGTTCGACAAAAATCACTT GTTCCACCAGTTGTCTGCTCGCGAGTTAAAATCAAAATTTGCTCACTCGGTTGAGGGATTTGCTTCGCCGGGACTTCCTTCTTCAGTCTCGAAATCAAGAGGAAAACACTACAAAAATAAGATCAAGTGGGGGAAAGGTATTAATCTAAATGCTTTGTTGGATAAACAGGAGGGTTTAAGCAGAAGGGGATGCATCAAACAAGGTGCCAGCATTGGTTATGAAGCGAAGCCCAAATCAACATCAAGTGTTAGCAACCCAAAATCAGGCTTGACTTTTGAACACAATGCCGGCGGAAAAACTATGTCCAAGGCCCGTTGCGGTAATCTAGTGGGAAGTTCAAGTTCTATGGATAAAAAGAATTATGAAAGGTCCACAAGAACCATGCTTACATCTGAGAACATGATTCAAAAGAAGGTATCATATGATGAGAAACGAAAAAGGTCGTCGGTAAGAAGCAATAGCTTTGGGAAAAGTTTGGTTACAGAAGCTTCAAGAGTTCAGGACCAGCATAAATATACGGAGCTGTCTAATAAACCATGTGATCAGACAAGTGGAAGTTCATCAGTGAATAGTATTTGTCTTAGGAAAAGTTACGTGACACAAAAAGCCTCCAAAGTGGAGATGGATGTTGATAACATGAAATCGAGAGGTCGTAAATCATCTTCTGGGAAGTCTAGTGTTGGGTCATGTTCGAATCCTAGTTATGAAGTATCAAAGGAACAGAGGAAGAAAATCACAATTACGAAAGATGTGGTCACAATGAATCTTGCAGTTAAGAATAGATCCAACCTTGGAAACAAATTCAAGACATCATCCATTACAGCTGAAGGAAAAGGAAAAGGAAGCATAATAGGAAATAACATCAATGTTGCAAAGTCATTG ATCAAAACCCAGTCTGTACGCTCAAGTACCAAGTTACCGGGCAAAGTCAACAAAACCAAATGTACTGCTGCTAAGGAGACACTTCACAAGGGGAAAGAGAATGCTACCATGAAATTGACAGTGAATAAAAATTGCAATGAAAAAGGTGTTCTTGCAAGGGGCGTTTTAAAAAGTCCGAAAACTAGACAACATAAGGATGACAAAGCAGGATTGGCGGCTTTGACAATACTG GGAAAAGTGAATGGTGAACGTGAGGCAAAGAACCCAGTTAATCCAGCCAGAAGGATTTACCTGCGATAA